A window from Pseudomonas sp. Tri1 encodes these proteins:
- a CDS encoding DinB family protein, with translation MNYFLAQALNNQWANHRLLTACAQLSEAEYEAPRTGFFPSIQGTLCHILEVDRYYLTALEGDRDGQIKDFSETLAFAQLKESQTRTDQQLLALCESLRERDLARSVELVRVDGVVRERIDRLLLHLFEHQIHHRGQVHGMLSGTGIKPPQLDEFFLDCDRPFRQQEEQQLQLNEGRVWRDYLPD, from the coding sequence ATGAATTACTTCCTGGCCCAGGCCCTGAACAATCAGTGGGCCAATCACCGACTGCTCACTGCCTGCGCGCAGTTGAGCGAAGCCGAATACGAGGCGCCGCGCACGGGGTTCTTCCCGTCCATACAAGGCACGCTCTGCCATATTCTGGAAGTGGACCGCTATTACCTGACCGCTCTGGAAGGTGACCGGGACGGCCAGATCAAGGACTTTTCCGAGACCTTGGCCTTTGCCCAGCTGAAGGAAAGCCAAACCCGAACCGACCAGCAACTGCTGGCATTGTGCGAAAGCCTGCGAGAAAGAGACCTCGCCCGCTCCGTTGAGCTGGTACGCGTGGACGGCGTGGTACGTGAGCGGATCGACCGGCTGTTACTGCACCTGTTCGAACATCAGATCCACCACCGTGGCCAAGTCCATGGGATGCTCAGTGGCACCGGCATCAAGCCACCCCAGCTCGATGAGTTTTTCCTTGATTGCGACCGCCCGTTCCGGCAACAGGAAGAACAACAACTGCAGCTCAACGAAGGGCGTGTCTGGCGGGACTATCTGCCTGACTGA
- a CDS encoding acetoin dehydrogenase dihydrolipoyllysine-residue acetyltransferase subunit, whose translation MSQIHTLTMPKWGLSMTEGRVDAWLKEEGQAITKGDEVMDVETDKISSSVEAPFSGILRRQIARQDETLAVGALLGIVVDGEASDAEIDAVIEQFQASFVPGDAADEDSGPKPQKVELDGRVIRYFERGEGGTPLVLVHGFGGDLNNWLFNHEALAAGRRVIALDLPGHGESAKTLQRGDLDELSGVVLALLDHLDINAVHLVGHSMGGAVSLNAARLMPQRVRSLTLIGSAGLGPQINGGYLQGFVEAANRNALKPQLVQLFSNAELVNRQMLDDMLKYKRLEGVDAALQRLSATLFADGRQQVDLREVVQAGHVPTLVVWGSDDAIIPVAHSDGLSAKVEVLSGQGHMVQMEAAEQVNRLILEFIEQH comes from the coding sequence ATGAGCCAGATTCATACCCTGACCATGCCCAAGTGGGGCCTGTCGATGACCGAAGGCCGAGTCGACGCCTGGCTCAAGGAGGAAGGCCAGGCCATTACCAAGGGCGATGAAGTGATGGACGTGGAAACCGACAAGATCTCCAGCAGCGTCGAAGCGCCGTTTTCCGGGATATTGCGTCGGCAGATTGCCCGGCAGGACGAAACCCTGGCGGTCGGCGCCTTGCTCGGTATTGTCGTCGACGGCGAAGCCAGCGATGCCGAGATCGATGCGGTTATCGAGCAATTCCAAGCCAGCTTTGTGCCGGGCGATGCCGCCGATGAAGACAGCGGCCCGAAACCGCAGAAAGTCGAGTTGGACGGCCGAGTGATCCGGTATTTCGAGCGTGGCGAGGGCGGCACGCCGCTGGTGCTGGTACACGGTTTCGGCGGTGACCTGAATAACTGGTTATTCAACCACGAAGCACTGGCGGCCGGGCGCCGGGTGATTGCCCTGGACTTGCCGGGCCATGGCGAATCCGCCAAAACACTGCAGCGCGGCGATCTGGACGAGCTGAGCGGCGTGGTGCTGGCGCTGCTCGATCACCTGGACATCAACGCCGTGCACCTGGTGGGGCATTCCATGGGTGGGGCGGTGTCGCTGAATGCCGCACGCTTGATGCCCCAGCGTGTGCGCTCCCTGACCTTGATCGGCAGCGCCGGCCTGGGCCCGCAGATCAATGGCGGCTATTTGCAAGGCTTTGTCGAGGCCGCCAACCGCAACGCCCTCAAGCCGCAGTTGGTGCAACTGTTTTCCAATGCCGAGCTGGTCAACCGGCAGATGCTCGATGACATGCTCAAGTACAAGCGCCTGGAAGGGGTGGACGCCGCACTACAGCGACTGTCTGCGACGTTGTTCGCCGATGGCCGCCAACAGGTGGACTTGCGCGAAGTGGTGCAGGCCGGCCATGTGCCAACCCTGGTGGTCTGGGGCAGCGACGACGCAATCATCCCGGTGGCCCACAGCGATGGGCTGAGCGCAAAGGTCGAGGTGCTTTCCGGCCAGGGCCACATGGTGCAGATGGAAGCGGCCGAGCAGGTCAACCGACTGATCCTCGAGTTCATTGAACAGCATTGA
- a CDS encoding amino acid ABC transporter ATP-binding protein, protein MIEIENVHKSFGDLEVVKGVSLTVDKGEVVSIIGGSGSGKSTLLMCINGLEPIQKGSIRVDGVEVHDRATDLNRLRQKIGIVFQQWNAFPHLTVLENVMLAPRKVLGKSQQDAEALAVQQLQHVGLGDKLKAFPGKLSGGQQQRMAIARALAMSPDYMLFDEATSALDPQLVGEVLDTMRMLAEDGMTMVLVTHEIRFARDVSDRVAFFCNGRVHEIGAPDQVIGNPVQPETAAFLKSVK, encoded by the coding sequence ATGATTGAGATCGAAAACGTGCACAAATCCTTCGGTGACCTGGAAGTGGTCAAGGGCGTTAGCCTGACCGTGGACAAGGGTGAAGTGGTGTCGATCATCGGCGGTTCCGGCTCCGGAAAATCGACCCTGCTGATGTGCATCAACGGCCTGGAGCCGATCCAGAAAGGCAGCATTCGCGTGGACGGTGTCGAGGTTCATGATCGCGCCACCGACCTCAATCGCTTGCGGCAGAAGATCGGCATCGTGTTCCAGCAATGGAACGCCTTCCCGCACCTGACCGTGCTGGAAAACGTGATGCTGGCGCCGCGCAAGGTGCTGGGCAAAAGCCAGCAGGACGCCGAGGCGCTGGCGGTGCAACAGCTCCAGCATGTCGGCCTGGGGGACAAGCTCAAGGCCTTTCCCGGCAAGCTTTCCGGCGGCCAGCAACAACGCATGGCCATCGCCCGTGCCCTGGCGATGTCGCCGGACTACATGCTGTTCGACGAAGCCACCTCGGCCCTGGACCCGCAACTGGTGGGCGAAGTGCTGGACACCATGCGCATGCTCGCCGAAGACGGCATGACCATGGTGCTGGTGACCCACGAGATCCGCTTCGCCCGGGACGTGTCCGACCGCGTGGCGTTCTTTTGCAATGGCCGGGTCCATGAGATCGGGGCGCCGGACCAGGTGATTGGCAATCCCGTGCAGCCGGAGACGGCGGCTTTCCTCAAGTCGGTGAAATAG
- a CDS encoding 2,3-butanediol dehydrogenase: MRAAVWHGRNDIRVEDVPLPISPPAGWVQIRVQWCGICGSDLHEYVAGPVFIPVDAPHPLTGIKGQCILGHEFCGEIVELGAGVEGFSVGEPVAADACQHCGTCYYCTHGLYNICENLAFTGLMNNGAFAELVNVPANLLYKLPADFPAEAGALIEPLAVGMHAVKKAGSLLGQNVVVVGAGTIGLCTIMCAKAAGAAQVIALEMSGARKAKALEVGANHVIDPKECDALAEVRRLTGGLGADVSFECIGNKHTAKLAIDLIRKAGKCVLVGIFEEPSEFNFFDLVSTEKQVLGALAYNGEFADVIAFIADGRLDISPLVTGRIQLEQIVGQGFEELVNNKEHNVKIIVSPARV, from the coding sequence ATGCGCGCCGCCGTCTGGCATGGCCGCAACGACATCCGCGTCGAAGACGTGCCACTGCCGATTTCGCCGCCCGCCGGTTGGGTACAGATCCGCGTGCAGTGGTGCGGCATCTGCGGTTCCGACCTGCATGAATACGTGGCTGGGCCGGTGTTCATCCCGGTGGACGCGCCGCACCCGCTGACCGGAATCAAGGGCCAGTGCATCCTCGGCCATGAGTTCTGCGGCGAGATCGTCGAACTGGGCGCTGGCGTCGAAGGTTTCAGCGTCGGTGAACCGGTGGCGGCCGATGCCTGCCAACACTGCGGCACCTGCTATTACTGCACCCACGGGCTGTACAACATCTGCGAAAACCTGGCGTTCACCGGGCTGATGAACAACGGTGCGTTTGCTGAATTGGTCAACGTGCCGGCCAATCTGCTCTACAAGTTGCCGGCCGATTTCCCTGCCGAGGCTGGCGCCTTGATCGAACCCCTGGCGGTCGGCATGCACGCGGTGAAAAAGGCCGGCAGCCTGCTGGGCCAAAACGTGGTGGTGGTCGGCGCCGGTACGATCGGCCTGTGCACCATCATGTGCGCCAAGGCCGCTGGCGCGGCCCAGGTGATTGCCCTGGAGATGTCCGGCGCACGCAAGGCCAAGGCCCTGGAAGTCGGTGCCAACCATGTGATCGATCCGAAGGAGTGCGACGCCCTGGCCGAAGTGCGTCGCCTGACCGGTGGCCTGGGGGCGGATGTCAGCTTTGAGTGCATCGGCAACAAGCACACCGCCAAACTGGCTATCGACCTGATCCGCAAGGCTGGCAAATGTGTGTTGGTGGGAATCTTCGAGGAGCCCAGTGAATTCAATTTCTTCGACCTGGTGTCCACCGAGAAGCAGGTGCTCGGCGCGCTGGCCTACAACGGTGAGTTTGCCGATGTGATCGCTTTCATCGCCGATGGGCGCCTGGATATCTCGCCACTGGTGACCGGACGCATCCAGCTGGAGCAGATCGTTGGCCAGGGCTTCGAGGAACTGGTCAATAACAAGGAGCACAACGTGAAAATCATTGTGTCTCCCGCACGGGTCTGA
- a CDS encoding thiamine pyrophosphate-dependent dehydrogenase E1 component subunit alpha, protein MSTPLSHDQLLHAYQVMRTIRAFEERLHVEFATGEIPGFVHLYAGEEASAAGVMAHLGDDDCIASNHRGHGHCIAKGVDVYGMMAEIYGKKTGVCQGKGGSMHIADFEKGMLGANGIVGAGAPLVVGAALAARMKGTDSVAVVFFGDGGSNEGAVFEAMNMASVWNLPCLFVAENNGYAEATASNWSVACDHIADRAAGFGMPGVTVDGFDFFAVHEAAGAAVERARAGEGPSLIEVKLTRYYGHFEGDAQTYRAPDEVKHFRENQDCLMQFRERTTRSGLLSVEQLDQIDKEVELLIENAVRKAKSDPKPTAADLLTDVYVSYP, encoded by the coding sequence ATGTCGACACCGCTCAGCCACGATCAATTGCTGCACGCCTATCAGGTGATGCGCACCATTCGCGCGTTCGAAGAGCGCCTGCACGTGGAGTTCGCCACCGGCGAGATTCCCGGTTTCGTCCACCTGTATGCTGGCGAAGAAGCGTCGGCCGCCGGCGTCATGGCCCACTTGGGCGATGACGATTGCATCGCCTCCAACCACCGTGGCCATGGCCATTGCATCGCCAAGGGCGTGGATGTCTACGGGATGATGGCCGAGATCTACGGCAAGAAGACCGGCGTCTGCCAAGGCAAGGGCGGCTCGATGCACATCGCCGATTTCGAGAAAGGCATGCTCGGCGCCAATGGCATTGTCGGTGCCGGTGCGCCACTGGTGGTAGGCGCCGCGCTGGCGGCCCGGATGAAGGGCACCGACAGCGTTGCCGTGGTGTTCTTCGGTGACGGCGGCTCCAACGAGGGCGCGGTGTTCGAAGCCATGAACATGGCTTCGGTGTGGAACCTGCCGTGCCTGTTCGTCGCCGAAAACAACGGTTATGCCGAAGCCACGGCCTCCAATTGGTCGGTGGCCTGCGATCACATCGCCGACCGCGCCGCCGGGTTCGGCATGCCCGGGGTGACGGTGGATGGCTTTGACTTCTTTGCCGTGCATGAGGCGGCCGGGGCGGCGGTCGAGCGGGCCCGGGCCGGGGAAGGGCCATCGCTGATCGAGGTCAAGCTGACCCGCTATTACGGTCACTTCGAAGGCGACGCCCAGACCTATCGGGCGCCGGACGAGGTCAAGCATTTCCGCGAAAACCAGGACTGCCTGATGCAGTTTCGCGAGCGCACCACTCGATCTGGCTTGCTGTCGGTCGAGCAGTTGGACCAGATCGACAAGGAAGTGGAGCTGCTGATCGAAAACGCAGTGCGCAAAGCCAAGTCCGATCCCAAGCCAACGGCGGCGGACCTGCTCACTGACGTCTACGTCTCCTATCCCTGA
- a CDS encoding amino acid ABC transporter permease has product MFDYSFQWRPALRALPDMLAGAWVTFETAALSMIFGVLIALVLTVMRQARHPLLRGVGNGWVSIARNTPSLFQIYILYFGLGSLGLHVSSWLALLAGITFNNAGYLAENFRGGLKAVPSTQMRAARSLGMSAFQAYRMIIVPQLLRIVFYPLTNQMVWAVLMTSLGVVVGLNNDLTGVTQEYNVKTFRTFEYFALAAVLYYLIAKLIVGLARLLSWRLFRY; this is encoded by the coding sequence ATGTTTGACTACAGCTTCCAATGGCGCCCGGCCCTGCGCGCCCTGCCCGATATGCTGGCCGGGGCCTGGGTAACTTTTGAAACCGCCGCGCTGTCGATGATTTTCGGCGTATTGATCGCCCTGGTACTGACAGTGATGCGCCAAGCCCGGCATCCCTTGCTGCGGGGCGTGGGCAACGGCTGGGTGTCCATCGCCCGCAACACCCCCTCGCTGTTCCAGATCTACATCCTCTACTTCGGCCTCGGCTCCCTCGGGCTGCACGTCAGTTCCTGGCTGGCCTTGCTGGCCGGGATCACCTTCAACAATGCCGGTTACCTGGCAGAAAACTTTCGTGGCGGCCTCAAGGCCGTGCCGAGTACGCAAATGCGTGCCGCTCGTTCCCTGGGCATGAGCGCTTTCCAGGCCTACCGGATGATCATCGTTCCGCAACTGTTGCGCATCGTCTTCTATCCGCTGACCAACCAGATGGTCTGGGCGGTGTTGATGACGTCGTTGGGCGTGGTCGTCGGCCTGAACAACGACCTCACAGGCGTTACCCAGGAATACAACGTCAAGACGTTCCGCACCTTCGAGTACTTCGCCCTCGCGGCGGTGCTGTATTACCTGATCGCCAAGCTGATCGTCGGGCTGGCCCGGCTGTTGTCCTGGCGCTTGTTTCGTTATTGA
- a CDS encoding alpha-ketoacid dehydrogenase subunit beta gives MARKISYQQAINEALAQEMRRDASVFIMGEDVAGGAGAPGENDAWGGVLGVTKGLYDQFPGRVLDTPLSEIGYVGAAVGAATCGVRPVCELMFVDFAGCCLDQILNQAAKFRYMFGGKASTPLVIRTMVGAGLRAAAQHSQMLTSLWTHIPGLKVVCPSSPYDAKGLLIQAIRDNDPVIFCEHKLLYSMQGEVPEELYTIPFGEANFLRDGKDVTLVSYGRMVNTAMDAARSLAGRGIDCEVIDLRTTSPMDEDSILESVEKTGRLVVIDEANPRCSMATDISALVAQKAFGALKAPIEMVTAPHTPVPFSDSLEDLYIPDAAKIEQAVLNVIEWSKR, from the coding sequence ATGGCGAGAAAAATCAGTTATCAGCAGGCAATCAACGAGGCCCTGGCCCAGGAAATGCGCCGCGACGCCAGCGTCTTTATCATGGGCGAGGACGTGGCTGGCGGTGCCGGCGCGCCCGGTGAAAACGACGCCTGGGGCGGTGTGCTTGGTGTCACCAAGGGCCTTTACGACCAGTTCCCCGGCCGCGTGCTCGACACGCCGCTGTCGGAAATCGGTTACGTCGGCGCGGCGGTCGGGGCTGCCACCTGTGGCGTGCGTCCGGTGTGCGAACTGATGTTCGTCGACTTCGCCGGGTGCTGCCTGGACCAGATCCTCAACCAGGCGGCGAAGTTTCGCTACATGTTCGGCGGCAAGGCTTCCACGCCGCTGGTGATCCGCACCATGGTCGGCGCCGGCCTGCGCGCCGCCGCCCAGCATTCGCAGATGCTCACGTCCTTGTGGACGCACATTCCGGGGCTGAAAGTCGTGTGTCCGTCATCGCCTTACGATGCCAAGGGCTTGTTGATCCAGGCGATCCGCGACAACGACCCGGTGATCTTCTGCGAGCACAAGTTGCTCTACAGCATGCAGGGCGAGGTGCCGGAGGAGCTCTACACCATTCCCTTTGGCGAGGCCAATTTCCTGCGCGACGGCAAGGACGTGACCCTGGTGTCTTACGGGCGCATGGTCAACACCGCGATGGACGCCGCTCGCAGCCTCGCCGGACGCGGCATCGATTGCGAAGTCATCGACTTGCGCACCACCAGCCCGATGGACGAAGACAGCATCCTCGAAAGCGTCGAGAAGACCGGACGGCTGGTGGTCATCGACGAGGCCAACCCGCGCTGTTCCATGGCTACCGATATTTCCGCGCTGGTGGCGCAAAAAGCCTTCGGCGCGCTCAAGGCACCGATTGAGATGGTCACCGCGCCACACACGCCGGTGCCGTTCTCCGATTCGCTGGAAGACCTGTATATCCCTGACGCGGCGAAGATCGAACAAGCCGTGCTCAACGTGATCGAGTGGAGCAAGCGCTGA
- a CDS encoding aconitase family protein: MPSTPIRVKGRSLVEGAAQGALLFADVGLSFWGGVDPASGEVIDRHHSLSGERLAGRVLAIPSGRGSCTGSSVLMELISNGHAPAALILAEADEILTLGVLVAQVIFQRSLPVLCVGLEAFNSLRGQGFVRVEGDCLTLTGRRPNDGWHESNVALQPPTPSTLRLTEQDRALLDGAHGKAAQVAMQIVLRMAEIQGATQLLDVTQAHIDGCIYTGPASLRFAEQLVQWGAKVRVPTTLNSISVDQRRWRELGVDPALGEPASALGDAYMAMGAQLSFTCAPYLLETAPKAGEQIVWAESNAVVYANSVLGARTQKYPDFLDICIALCGRAPLTGCHLDAPRKAGLIIDVPALGNTDDSFYPLLGYHIGALAGRRIPLIRGLEHAAPTLDDLKAFGAAFATTSAAPLFHIAGVTPEALDPTAVLGSDVTLPQESVDTAGLLASWRELNSARDNWVDVVSLGNPHFSLSEFAALATLCAGRVKHPYVVLAITCGRAVLEQARKAGYLAAIEAFGAVLVTDTCWCMLGEPVIPPHATTLMTNSGKYAHYAPGLVGRGVHFAALAECVDAACTAATSGQPPTWLRPTARTGGTTHV, from the coding sequence ATGCCAAGCACGCCTATCCGTGTGAAGGGTCGCAGTCTGGTGGAGGGTGCCGCCCAGGGCGCCCTGCTGTTCGCCGATGTCGGCTTGAGCTTCTGGGGCGGGGTCGATCCGGCCAGTGGCGAAGTCATCGACCGGCATCACTCGCTGAGCGGTGAGCGCTTGGCCGGGCGTGTGCTGGCGATTCCCAGCGGGCGTGGCTCCTGCACCGGCAGTAGCGTGTTGATGGAACTGATCAGCAACGGCCACGCCCCCGCCGCTCTGATACTGGCCGAAGCCGATGAGATCCTGACCCTGGGCGTGCTGGTGGCGCAGGTGATTTTCCAGCGTTCCTTGCCGGTCTTGTGTGTAGGCCTAGAGGCCTTCAACAGTCTGCGCGGCCAGGGTTTCGTCCGCGTCGAAGGCGATTGCCTGACCCTGACTGGCCGTCGTCCCAACGATGGCTGGCATGAGTCGAATGTTGCCTTGCAGCCACCGACGCCTTCAACCCTGCGCCTCACCGAACAGGACCGGGCGTTGCTCGACGGCGCCCACGGCAAGGCGGCCCAAGTGGCGATGCAAATCGTGCTACGCATGGCCGAGATCCAGGGGGCTACGCAACTGCTGGACGTGACCCAGGCCCACATCGACGGCTGCATCTACACCGGCCCGGCCAGCCTGCGCTTTGCCGAACAACTGGTGCAGTGGGGCGCGAAAGTCCGCGTGCCCACCACCCTCAATTCCATCTCCGTGGACCAGCGTCGCTGGCGCGAACTGGGCGTCGATCCGGCCCTGGGCGAGCCGGCCAGTGCCTTGGGCGATGCCTACATGGCGATGGGCGCCCAACTGAGTTTCACCTGTGCGCCCTACCTGCTGGAGACCGCGCCCAAGGCCGGCGAGCAAATCGTCTGGGCCGAATCCAACGCGGTGGTCTACGCCAACAGTGTGCTGGGTGCGCGCACGCAGAAGTACCCGGACTTCCTCGACATCTGCATTGCCCTGTGCGGGCGGGCACCGTTGACAGGTTGTCATCTCGACGCCCCGCGCAAGGCCGGGCTGATCATCGACGTGCCAGCGCTGGGCAACACGGACGACAGTTTCTATCCGCTGCTGGGCTATCACATCGGCGCTTTGGCGGGCCGTCGTATCCCGCTGATACGCGGCCTGGAACACGCCGCGCCAACCCTGGACGACCTCAAGGCCTTCGGCGCCGCATTCGCCACCACCAGCGCCGCGCCGTTGTTCCACATCGCCGGGGTGACGCCGGAAGCCCTCGACCCGACGGCGGTCCTGGGGAGCGACGTCACGTTGCCGCAGGAAAGCGTCGATACCGCCGGCCTGCTTGCCAGTTGGCGCGAGCTCAACAGCGCCCGGGACAACTGGGTGGACGTGGTGTCCCTGGGTAACCCACATTTCTCCCTCAGCGAATTCGCCGCCCTCGCGACCTTGTGCGCGGGGCGGGTCAAGCATCCGTATGTGGTGCTGGCGATTACCTGCGGTCGAGCGGTGCTGGAGCAGGCACGCAAGGCCGGCTACCTGGCGGCCATCGAGGCCTTCGGTGCGGTGCTGGTAACCGACACCTGCTGGTGCATGTTGGGCGAACCGGTGATCCCGCCCCACGCCACCACGCTGATGACCAACTCCGGCAAATACGCCCATTACGCACCCGGCCTGGTTGGTCGTGGGGTGCACTTTGCCGCCCTTGCCGAATGCGTCGACGCCGCTTGCACCGCCGCGACCAGCGGCCAGCCGCCGACGTGGCTGCGACCCACCGCCCGTACGGGGGGCACTACCCATGTTTGA
- a CDS encoding proline racemase family protein, with product MRSSKIIHVVSCHAEGEVGDVIVGGVAPPPGATVWEQSRWIAQDQTLRNFVLNEPRGGVFRHVNLLVPAKDPRAQMAWIIMEPADTPPMSGSNSLCVATVLLDSGILPMTEPQTRLVLEAPGGLIEAVADCRDGKVQRVEIKNVPSFADRLDAWIEVEGLGSLQVDTAYGGDSFVIVDAQRLGFAIRPDEAAELVAVGLKITRAANEQLGFVHPLNPDWSHISFCQIAAPIVQENGIATGANAVVIQPGKIDRSPTGTGCSARMAVLHAKGLMQVGERFIGRSIIGSEFHCRIDSLTDVAGRPAIYPCIAGRAWITGTHQLLLDPADPWPQGYRLSDTWPGA from the coding sequence ATGCGCTCATCGAAAATCATCCATGTAGTCAGCTGCCACGCCGAGGGCGAAGTCGGCGACGTGATCGTCGGCGGCGTCGCCCCACCGCCCGGCGCCACGGTGTGGGAACAGTCCCGCTGGATCGCCCAGGACCAGACCCTGCGCAACTTCGTTCTCAACGAGCCGCGGGGCGGCGTATTCCGCCACGTTAACCTGCTCGTACCGGCCAAGGACCCACGGGCGCAAATGGCCTGGATCATCATGGAGCCGGCCGACACCCCGCCGATGTCCGGCTCCAACTCGTTGTGCGTCGCCACCGTGCTGCTGGACAGCGGCATCCTGCCGATGACCGAACCCCAGACTCGCTTGGTGCTTGAGGCACCGGGCGGCCTGATCGAAGCCGTGGCCGACTGCCGCGACGGCAAGGTGCAGCGAGTGGAGATCAAGAACGTGCCCTCCTTCGCCGACCGCCTCGATGCCTGGATCGAAGTCGAGGGCCTGGGCTCGTTGCAGGTAGACACGGCGTACGGCGGCGACAGTTTTGTGATTGTCGACGCCCAGCGCCTGGGCTTCGCCATCCGTCCAGACGAGGCCGCCGAGCTGGTGGCCGTGGGCTTGAAAATCACCCGGGCCGCCAATGAACAACTGGGCTTCGTCCACCCGCTGAACCCCGATTGGTCGCATATCTCGTTCTGCCAGATCGCCGCGCCCATCGTCCAGGAGAATGGCATCGCCACCGGCGCCAACGCGGTGGTGATCCAGCCGGGCAAGATCGACCGCTCCCCCACCGGCACCGGCTGCTCGGCGCGCATGGCGGTGCTGCACGCCAAGGGCTTGATGCAGGTCGGCGAACGGTTCATCGGCCGCTCGATCATCGGCTCCGAATTCCATTGCCGCATCGACTCGCTGACCGACGTGGCCGGACGCCCGGCGATTTATCCGTGCATCGCCGGGCGGGCATGGATCACCGGCACGCATCAACTGCTGCTCGACCCGGCCGACCCGTGGCCGCAGGGCTATCGGCTTTCGGATACCTGGCCTGGCGCGTGA
- a CDS encoding dihydrodipicolinate synthase family protein — protein sequence MSKRINWSGVFPAVTTQFNDDFSINLEKTHQVISNVIRDGVSGLVVCGSVGENTSLSAEEKIAVTEVAVDASRGRVPVICGVAEFTSVQAAKVANAVRKVGVDGVMLMPALVYGSKPFETAEHFRYVARHADVPLMVYNNPPIYKNDVTPDILISLADCDNVVCFKDSSGDTRRFIDVRNEVGDRFVLFAGLDDVVLESLAVGAEGWVSGMSNVFPKEGETIFRLARAGRFAEAMPIYEWLMPILHLDARADLVQCIKLCEAIAGRGSALTRPPRLALPQEDRLYVEQIMAKALANRPVLPDVGL from the coding sequence ATGAGCAAACGCATCAACTGGAGCGGCGTCTTCCCTGCCGTCACCACCCAATTCAACGATGACTTTTCCATCAACCTGGAAAAAACCCACCAAGTGATTTCCAACGTTATTCGTGATGGCGTGTCAGGCCTGGTGGTCTGCGGGTCGGTGGGGGAAAACACTTCCCTGAGCGCCGAGGAAAAGATCGCCGTGACCGAAGTCGCGGTAGACGCTTCCCGGGGCCGGGTGCCGGTGATTTGCGGCGTGGCCGAGTTCACCAGCGTGCAAGCGGCCAAGGTCGCCAACGCGGTGCGTAAGGTGGGGGTCGACGGAGTGATGCTGATGCCGGCGCTGGTCTATGGCTCCAAGCCGTTCGAGACCGCCGAGCATTTCCGCTACGTCGCTCGGCATGCCGACGTGCCGTTGATGGTCTACAACAACCCGCCGATCTACAAGAATGACGTGACCCCGGACATTCTGATTTCCCTGGCCGATTGCGACAACGTGGTGTGCTTCAAGGATTCCTCCGGCGACACCCGGCGTTTCATTGACGTGCGCAATGAAGTCGGCGACCGCTTTGTACTGTTCGCAGGCCTGGACGATGTGGTGCTGGAAAGCCTTGCCGTGGGTGCCGAAGGCTGGGTCTCGGGCATGTCCAACGTGTTTCCGAAAGAAGGCGAGACCATTTTCCGCCTGGCCCGCGCCGGACGCTTTGCCGAAGCGATGCCGATCTACGAATGGCTGATGCCGATCCTGCATCTGGACGCCCGCGCCGACCTGGTGCAATGCATCAAGCTGTGCGAAGCCATTGCCGGTCGCGGCAGCGCCCTCACCCGCCCACCACGCCTGGCCTTGCCGCAAGAGGATCGGCTGTATGTGGAGCAGATCATGGCCAAGGCCCTGGCCAATCGGCCGGTGTTGCCGGATGTGGGGCTTTAA
- a CDS encoding amino acid ABC transporter permease encodes MFSTSLTVNDLLFLLNGAWVTLQLTVWSILLGTLAGLLFGLLRALLPRASLPLAWVLDVFRSVPLLIQFVLFNSLKSIVGLNLSAFAVGCIVLGVYAAAYFTEIVRGGVLAVPLSTRRASRSLGLSYLQDLRFIVLPIATRVAFPGWLNLVLGVMKDTALVMWIGIVELLRASQTIVTRIQEPLLVLCIAGLIYYVMSLVVARLGARLERRWQEND; translated from the coding sequence ATGTTTTCTACAAGCCTCACCGTTAACGACCTGCTGTTCTTGCTCAATGGGGCCTGGGTCACGCTGCAACTGACCGTCTGGTCGATCCTGCTGGGTACCCTGGCCGGCTTGCTGTTCGGCCTGTTGCGAGCACTGTTGCCCCGGGCCAGCCTGCCGCTGGCCTGGGTGCTAGACGTGTTTCGCAGCGTGCCGCTGCTGATCCAGTTCGTGCTGTTCAACTCCCTCAAGAGCATCGTCGGCCTGAACCTCAGTGCCTTCGCGGTGGGTTGCATCGTGCTCGGGGTCTACGCCGCCGCGTACTTCACCGAAATCGTCCGTGGTGGCGTGCTGGCGGTCCCACTGAGCACCCGCCGGGCCAGCCGTTCCCTGGGCCTGAGTTACTTGCAGGACTTGCGTTTCATCGTCCTGCCGATTGCCACGCGGGTGGCCTTTCCCGGCTGGCTGAACCTGGTGCTCGGCGTGATGAAAGACACCGCGCTGGTGATGTGGATCGGCATCGTCGAATTGCTCCGTGCTTCGCAAACCATTGTCACGCGCATTCAGGAACCCCTGTTGGTGCTGTGCATCGCGGGCCTCATTTACTACGTCATGAGCCTGGTGGTCGCCCGCCTCGGCGCACGTCTGGAAAGAAGGTGGCAGGAAAATGATTGA